The segment GCCCGCAGGCACCCCGGCATACACAGGATTGATCAGGAAAGGAGCGGGGGCCCTGTAAAGTGAACTGGTAGTGCTGTGTAAAGCTGAGCATGATTGGAAGGTAAAATCGGGTGTCACTGAATTAAATCAGACGCCAGTTTAACAGCATGGTCAATGTAAGAGGCCCAGACAGGTGAGGGATTGGAACAGAGCCTGTCTGTAAAGCTGGATCATTTGTAATACATTTATAggtgttaaggccagaagggaccattagatcatccagtctggcctcctgcacagcacaggcttGTGAATTCCACCAAGCGATTCCTGCCTTGAGCACAGACCTTCTGGCAGAGCTCTTAGCCAGAGATGTGTTGAAATAAATTGAATTAAAGACTCCAACCGATGGCGTGATCTGTTGAGATCTTGGGTTTTAGTAAGACCATCAGACACAAGGAATATAATGGACCAACCCAGATCAAAGGAAAACGGCTGTTAAAAATCGAACTTTCAAACACAAACGCTCTTTGTGGCGCTAAGACTAATCGAGGCTTCAAACCAGCCACAGTTACCTGTCACTGCTGGTGCTGCTTGTTCACATTTGGTTTTTCACTGGATAATGAAAATCCCCTTGGGTGACTGGTCGTTTCCCTTCCTGGTCTCAggtcctggccctgtgctgcaaTGTTCGGGTTACAAACACTGCAGGGGagtggtttggtttttaaaaaattcatggaAACGGCCCTACTGCTCCTGGGGGTTGGAAGGAAAAGCTTGTGTTAAATCTGGAACCAGGTTAGTCCCTTTAGGCCACGCCCAAGCAGTGGTCGATTGGTCCATTTAGGCCACGCCCAAGCAGAGGTGGAGTGGTAATCAGCCTGCAGTGTGAATTCATTTTTCACACCTATGGAAAGGATGCTGAGTTTTATGGAACAAGATTTTTTGCTGACTTTTCTTTGGGCGGAAACACTAGTGGGTCCTTCCTGGAGGAACTTCTCGTTTGAGGAAACTCAGCCCTACTGGCTTTGAAGCCATTGTTTGGGCAAGGAGAGCAGGCTTGCCTGGGTTTGTGGTCCCAGTTCATATCACACTGGCCAGCTGCTTAAAGAAACAACCCATGAAGAAAAGGCAGGTACAAGAAATTATATTCTCCTTTTATTTACACTATAACCATGACCTCAACATGTTTTTGTTAGCTGCAGAGATGCTTTGCATTGTAAACCGGGCACTTAGACGCAAGGCATTCTGTCCAACTCCGTCAGATCCGGCACTAAGCTGCATTTCCCGGACCACGACATCGTTATCAGAGCAGTGAGAGTGTCTGATTCACACAGTTGTTTATCTACACAATCAAACCCTCCGTTGTCACGAAACTATATATATACCCAGGCTCTCCCAGCGGCCTGCTGCTAGGAGCACTGAGTTTTCAAATCAAACCCACCGAGTTAGAAAATGTTGTACACACTCAGAAGAGATGGCGTCCATTCCACCACAGGACTCCAAGACACGTGGAAATATTGCACTTGTAAATTAACAAAGGAAAGGATGCAAGGAGTTCCTATCACACAGCAATGTGTCCAGCTACAGGAGGTCAATAAATAAACCGAGAGGTGGCGTTGGGGAGGAACTGGCTCTCGCTGCTTGAGGGGCGCATGGCCACACACAGACAAAGGAAGTGCTGTTCTGCCCCGTGATCAGGGCCAAGTGTGAGTTCTGCAGGACCAGGGGAGCACGGCAACGCCACGGAAAGGGGTTTGGTCCAGTTCAGTGTCTCTTGTTGAGGCAAGAAGCCGGTTCTTGCTGGTTTCCCCTTGCCCCAAAGCATCACTGCCCACCGACTTATTACCCccaaaaacaaaagacaaagctCAGGCCAGTGCTTCACAGTAGTCTCATGGGAGCTTCCCTCCTGGCTAAAACTCACCCCCGAGCCACGGCAAAGGGCGTCGTACCGGTGAGATGGCGAGATCCTGAGGAACGGTACAATGGAACAGTACCAGACTGCTCGGCTCTCCAGCCCCCTTGGCCTCTAGCTCTCTGCCTTTGCGTGTTCACGCGTCCGTTCACTACAGAAATATGGTTTCCATGGGTGTGAATCCCAGCAGAAAGGCATGCTCCCCTCGTCCAGCTCAGGGAAGACCGCCCCAGTCGAATTCATGTAAACATACAGCTCCCAGTCTGCCCCAGACAGAGTCCTTGGGATCTACAGTGGGGGGCTGGATTTCTTCTGGTTAATTATGTCTAAATACAACTCCGAGCGGAGGAAGCGGGGGTAAGAGTCCTTCTCCATAAGCCCATAGATCCGTTTCTGAGCGAGGTCGAAGCAGCTCCGGGTAATGGTCTGCAGGTTCTCTTTGGTGTGCTCCCGTGTGTAGGAGTCCAGGTTTACCTGCAGAGGAACAAGGGACAGTCCCTGTCAGCTACATTCCCATATAGCCGTGCACAGCAGACACCTGGCTCTCACTGGTGAGCAACAGCAGGTGCTGCAGCCTTTCCAGCCTGGCCTACGCATCACCCAGTCTCCGTTCCAAAGGGCACTATCACCCACTTGGGAAGGGTTTCGGCAGGGGCAGACCCAGGCACAAACCAGGCATTGGATCTCTCCGAAACGGGAGCCATGAGCGATCATTTAATGGGTGTCATTAGGGCACCTCCCAGCCACCAGCAGCACTTTACAGGGTGACAAGGTGCTACTAAGGACCAGCCCCCCCAAGCTGACTTGGCAGCACTGACATCAGGCCATGGATGTTTTTGGACGCTACCCTCTGGCCAGTGTGGGTGTTTATCGGCAACCTGAGGCTCCCTGGAATTCAAGTCCACCCTGAAGCCAGCCACAGCCTCAGACTGCACAAATGCCCAtttccttccctcagggcctcACGCCTGCCATGGGGCACTGGCCAGTATCAGAGCGGGCACCAACTGGCGCCTCTTCATCTCCCAGCATGCAGTCCCCCCGACTGCATGGTCCCCTGTGTTCTCTGCCCTTCTGACAGCTGGCATCATGGGGCCTCGGCATGGCAGTGAGCTGCACCAGGGCCCTGAGCAGCGTCTGTGCTGTGTAGAATACAGAGCTGGGAACCGCCCCTCCCCGGGTGCAGCAGACACGCCCTGTTACCTCTTTGCATGACTGGATAGCAATGTACTCAGCAAAGATCTTCTTGGCCTTGGATACCATCTTGGACTGGGATTTGATCTTCTTGTACTCCTCGCACGCAAGCCAGAACTCCAGGTTCTCCTCGCTGAACTCTGTCCGCAGGAAAGCCCGGAAGGCAGCCAGCCCATCTGTGGGGAGCAGAGACATGGCTCTACTGCCAGGCCCcagcagccagcctctgccaggCACCCTCAGAAAGCACAGCCCCTCTGGGATCCCACTGACACCCCCTCCTGTCAAActcttccctctgccctgagggAAACAGATGCCTGGGGAGACATGCTCCATTCCAGTCCCTCCACCTGATGTCTACACTCTGAGCTGGAAATGCTACTGCAGCCGGAGAactggggaagggctgggagtcagTTGTAATGTCTCCTGCCCCCCTAAAGTTCTGCCAGGGACAGGAAGGCTGCGGCTGCAGCTGCTCCAATGTGAGAAGCACGCTGCGTGTCCCTGGAGCAGTCCCCTCACTAGTGCTATCAGGCTGCCACGCTGCACAGGGGCAAGTGCAACATCTCAGAGCGGAGAACCGCAGACGGGTCTGAGCATCAGCCTGATCCGCTCCATGTCGACAGGGAGCTGGGTCACAGGCGGTAACATTCACTATGGCCAGCTCTCAGCCAGGTATCACAGCAACAAGCATCTCCTCTGAGCCCAGAGAGAGGGGCCTCCTTTCATCAGACAGTGTCTTCAGCTGAGAGGGCCCACCCCATGCCAGCACTGTGGGGCGGGAGGTGCAGTGTCTGTAGGTGCGTGTAtgtggaaatgcagccacctctggggtggaacgcaGGGACTGTTCTGTGGCTGTGACACCATTTTAGGGCAGGAAATGGCAGGAGTTTGCATTCCTTGAGCACCTTCCATCCAAGcttctcaaagtgcttttcacACTTTACTGACCTCCCCTCCCAACTCCGACAGGAGATGGAGAGATATCCCTGTCTCCTGTTCCGGAAGAGAACCTGAGACACAGAGTGGAGGGGGACAGAGCTGGGCACAGATCACAGGACCCACAGACCCTGTCACTCCCAAACCATCCAG is part of the Gopherus flavomarginatus isolate rGopFla2 chromosome 17, rGopFla2.mat.asm, whole genome shotgun sequence genome and harbors:
- the RGS3 gene encoding regulator of G-protein signaling 3 isoform X10, whose protein sequence is MYHTMVDFSEKYLERAKDMKNRLGIFRRRNESPGANPISKLDKAMKSLKPTPEEALKWGESLEKLLLHKYGLAAFRAFLRTEFSEENLEFWLACEEYKKIKSQSKMVSKAKKIFAEYIAIQSCKEVNLDSYTREHTKENLQTITRSCFDLAQKRIYGLMEKDSYPRFLRSELYLDIINQKKSSPPL